The Solibacillus sp. FSL W7-1464 genome contains a region encoding:
- a CDS encoding acyl-CoA dehydrogenase family protein — protein MNLPNVQFTEEQKQFRQEVRSFLKQHIEKGTFETRCDSWLSGSDPSFSKLVAEQGWIGMTWPKQYGGSERSTIDRYILTEEFLAYGAPVAAHWFADRQTGPLLLRFGTDYQKEFFLPKIVKGECFFAIGLSEPNSGSDLASVATRAEKVEGGWIVNGAKTWSSNAHDAHYMVTLIRTEPLGEKKHEGLSQFIIDLKGEGVTIAPIRYLTGEPHFNDVYLDNVFVPDEMVVGTLGNGWKQGLAELAFERSGPERILSTFPLLNEVIEQLKIKRDLAGLEEATKLVAELWSLRNLSIGVAKVLEEGGEVAVPAALVKSIGTKFEQKIPEIIRLLLDVYPNLQSDNRVERYLAESILHAPGFTIRGGTSEVLYGILAKGVIAQ, from the coding sequence ATGAATCTACCGAATGTACAATTTACAGAAGAGCAAAAGCAGTTTAGACAGGAAGTGCGTAGCTTTTTAAAACAACATATTGAAAAGGGGACATTTGAAACACGCTGTGACTCGTGGTTGAGTGGCTCTGATCCTTCTTTTTCAAAACTGGTGGCAGAGCAAGGGTGGATCGGAATGACATGGCCGAAACAATATGGCGGCAGTGAGCGAAGTACAATTGACCGCTATATTTTAACGGAAGAATTTTTGGCATATGGCGCGCCGGTCGCTGCACACTGGTTTGCGGATCGCCAGACAGGACCGTTGCTGTTGCGATTCGGTACGGACTATCAGAAGGAATTCTTCCTGCCGAAAATTGTGAAAGGAGAATGTTTTTTCGCTATCGGGCTAAGTGAGCCGAACAGTGGATCTGATCTGGCATCCGTTGCAACACGTGCCGAAAAAGTGGAAGGCGGCTGGATTGTAAATGGTGCAAAAACCTGGTCCAGTAATGCCCATGATGCACATTACATGGTAACGCTCATTCGTACAGAACCATTAGGTGAAAAAAAACATGAAGGTCTTTCACAATTCATTATCGATTTAAAAGGTGAAGGTGTAACAATTGCGCCAATCCGTTATTTAACAGGAGAACCGCATTTTAACGATGTTTACTTGGATAATGTCTTTGTTCCGGATGAGATGGTAGTTGGGACACTAGGTAACGGGTGGAAGCAAGGGTTGGCAGAGCTGGCATTTGAGCGCAGTGGGCCTGAGCGAATTTTAAGTACATTCCCGCTGCTGAATGAGGTAATCGAACAACTGAAGATTAAGAGAGATTTGGCTGGTCTGGAAGAAGCGACGAAGCTCGTTGCAGAATTATGGTCCTTACGCAACTTATCGATCGGGGTAGCAAAAGTATTGGAAGAAGGCGGCGAAGTTGCGGTACCTGCAGCACTTGTAAAAAGTATCGGCACGAAGTTCGAACAGAAAATTCCTGAAATCATCCGCCTGTTGCTTGATGTGTATCCAAACTTGCAAAGTGACAATAGGGTTGAGCGATATTTGGCTGAATCGATTTTACATGCACCCGGATTTACGATTCGTGGTGGAACATCAGAAGTTCTGTATGGAATTTTAGCGAAGGGGGTTATTGCACAATGA